The sequence below is a genomic window from Parcubacteria group bacterium.
GAACAGACCATTAAAATTTCTCAATATCGTCTGGATATGGGCGAACTGCCCATAAATAATGTTCTCGGCATTAAATTGGTTGAATCGCCGACGGCCAATCAAACTGCTTCCGGACTCATAGTTAGTATGACCTATGGCGAATCTATTACTTTAGGCGACCTTTTATATTTCAAATCGGACGAAAAAGTTTATAAGGCGGACGCGAACGGGGCTTCCACTTATCCGGTGGCGGGTTTGGCTTTGGCCACCGCGAGCAGCGGGTCAAACAATGTCCTCTTGCACGGTATTTACAGAGACAGCGTTAAATGGACCGGAGGAAGCGTCTTAACTGTTGGGGCGTTTGTTATCTGTCAACTACAGTGGGAGGAATAACCCAATCTCAACCTGCGGCGACAAACGATGTAATTCAGGTTGTCGGAATCGCCACCCACACCGACACTATTAATTTCAATCCGTCCGCGGACTATATTACTCATACATAATTAAGGACGTCGGACGTCCTTATATTGAGAGCTCTTTTCAAATACCTGTCGTTTATGGTATTTTTTTGTATATTTGGCATATCTAATTAAAATATTATGCTTTCAATAGCAATACCAAGCAGAAACG
It includes:
- a CDS encoding DUF2190 family protein; amino-acid sequence: MAEKIECKNHEWIPLLGINKGKGVVTSLFTCLKCGDLKVGEQTIKISQYRLDMGELPINNVLGIKLVESPTANQTASGLIVSMTYGESITLGDLLYFKSDEKVYKADANGASTYPVAGLALATASSGSNNVLLHGIYRDSVKWTGGSVLTVGAFVICQLQWEE